Proteins encoded by one window of Tunturibacter psychrotolerans:
- the hrcA gene encoding heat-inducible transcriptional repressor HrcA: MADAERVTARQRAILTAIIESYIETGEPVGSGTIARLQHGESGGLSPATVRNEMAELADAGLLEQPHTSAGRVPTARAFRMFVEQLSGGVNPRIDAARLSARSRSQIDSSFVGVAGTQAVLERTSHVLATLSSGVGVAIAAAADGDMLEHVHFSRLAQARVLAVVVTRSGLVRDRVLALDKDLTVRELEVAANFLNENFRGWSVERVRAEIARMVEREQSEYQRLLNSVQQLWVKTVPETELPMQTVYVDGVANLVGSQEDRERLREVLTALEAKQRLVELLNAYIDARQESVRVVFDLEEQAPEMAGLVLIAAPARMGGESRGTVGVIGPKRMHYENTMNAVSYIAQVFDRILHPVE, encoded by the coding sequence ATGGCGGATGCGGAGCGGGTTACGGCGCGGCAGAGAGCCATTCTGACGGCCATTATTGAGAGCTATATCGAGACGGGCGAACCTGTGGGGTCGGGGACGATTGCACGGCTGCAACATGGTGAAAGTGGGGGTCTTAGTCCGGCGACTGTGCGGAATGAGATGGCGGAGTTGGCCGATGCGGGGTTGCTGGAGCAGCCTCATACGTCGGCGGGACGGGTGCCGACGGCTCGGGCATTTCGGATGTTTGTGGAGCAGTTGAGTGGTGGGGTGAATCCGCGGATTGATGCGGCGCGGTTGTCGGCGCGGTCACGATCGCAGATTGACTCGAGTTTTGTTGGAGTTGCGGGAACGCAGGCGGTGCTAGAGCGGACCTCGCATGTGCTGGCTACGCTGTCGAGTGGGGTGGGTGTGGCGATTGCTGCGGCGGCAGATGGGGACATGCTGGAGCATGTGCATTTTTCCCGGTTGGCGCAGGCTCGGGTGCTGGCGGTGGTGGTGACGCGGAGCGGGCTGGTGCGGGATCGGGTGCTTGCGCTCGATAAAGATTTGACAGTGAGGGAGTTAGAGGTCGCAGCGAACTTTCTGAATGAGAACTTTCGTGGGTGGAGCGTGGAGCGGGTGAGGGCAGAGATTGCCAGGATGGTGGAGCGGGAGCAGAGCGAGTATCAGCGGTTGCTGAACTCGGTGCAGCAGCTTTGGGTGAAGACGGTGCCCGAGACGGAGTTGCCGATGCAGACCGTTTATGTGGACGGTGTCGCGAATCTCGTTGGTTCTCAAGAGGATAGGGAGAGGCTGCGGGAGGTTTTGACGGCGCTGGAGGCGAAGCAGCGGCTGGTGGAGCTGTTGAATGCTTACATCGATGCGCGGCAGGAGAGCGTGAGGGTGGTGTTTGATCTGGAGGAGCAAGCTCCTGAAATGGCGGGACTTGTGTTGATTGCGGCGCCGGCGCGGATGGGAGGGGAGAGTCGTGGGACGGTGGGTGTAATTGGGCCGAAGCGGATGCACTACGAGAACACGATGAACGCCGTGAGTTACATCGCGCAGGTCTTTGACCGGATACTGCATCCGGTGGAGTGA
- a CDS encoding DUF6790 family protein: MFQVVFVLLSLVAASIHLALSPTSRSSKAAIARTYLLYLLFIYVGLMRLLTAYAHVFRPIETSASIGWSTSPYEYEVGMADLTVGVLGVLCLWFRGNFWLATAIANAVWLLGDAVGHIRQITINNNHAANNAGIFLVAEIVTPFIILFLAIYNRSATAKE, translated from the coding sequence ATGTTTCAAGTGGTCTTCGTCCTCCTTTCCCTCGTCGCCGCGTCGATCCACCTCGCGCTCTCCCCGACTAGCCGGAGCAGCAAAGCAGCTATCGCCCGCACCTATCTCCTGTATCTCCTCTTCATCTACGTCGGGCTTATGAGACTGCTCACCGCCTACGCGCACGTCTTTCGTCCAATCGAGACCTCGGCCTCCATCGGCTGGTCCACGAGCCCCTACGAATACGAAGTCGGCATGGCCGATCTCACCGTCGGAGTACTAGGAGTTCTCTGCCTCTGGTTTCGCGGAAACTTCTGGCTGGCAACCGCAATTGCCAACGCCGTATGGCTCCTCGGCGACGCTGTAGGCCACATCCGCCAAATCACCATCAACAACAATCACGCCGCGAACAACGCCGGAATCTTTCTCGTCGCCGAGATCGTCACTCCGTTCATCATCCTTTTTCTGGCAATCTATAACCGCTCCGCCACCGCAAAGGAATAG
- a CDS encoding RsmE family RNA methyltransferase, with protein MTRRRWIADRWTATTASLTGDQAAHLARVLRAEPGQVYDVVSNGFLHRAEILSVSEAEVLFTLHEELESDAALPLHLLLAVFKFDHMEWAIEKATELGIARITPILARRTEKHLAQSALKRSERWRRIALEASKQSRRTDIPNIADPIPLKQALAEEKSPTRILLSETEQALTLTAALKAATSSQQETDTALAIGPEGGWTPEEMSLFTEHRWQPVTLGPRILRAETAAIAAIAIASTHLI; from the coding sequence ATGACCCGCCGTCGCTGGATCGCCGACCGTTGGACCGCCACCACCGCATCTCTCACCGGCGACCAGGCCGCCCACCTTGCCCGCGTCCTCCGCGCCGAACCCGGCCAGGTCTACGACGTCGTCTCCAACGGCTTCCTCCACCGCGCCGAGATCCTGAGCGTCTCCGAAGCCGAAGTCCTCTTCACCCTCCACGAAGAGCTCGAATCCGACGCCGCCCTCCCCCTCCATCTCCTCCTCGCCGTCTTCAAGTTCGACCACATGGAGTGGGCCATCGAAAAAGCCACCGAACTAGGCATCGCTCGCATCACTCCCATCCTCGCCCGCCGCACCGAAAAGCACCTCGCCCAATCCGCGCTCAAGCGTTCCGAACGCTGGCGCCGCATCGCCCTCGAAGCCAGTAAACAATCCCGCCGCACTGACATCCCCAATATCGCCGACCCCATCCCCCTCAAGCAGGCCCTCGCCGAAGAAAAATCCCCCACCCGCATTCTCCTCAGCGAAACCGAGCAGGCCCTCACCCTGACCGCCGCCCTCAAAGCCGCAACCTCATCGCAACAAGAAACTGATACCGCCCTGGCCATAGGCCCCGAAGGCGGCTGGACCCCCGAAGAGATGTCCCTCTTCACCGAGCATCGATGGCAGCCCGTCACCCTCGGCCCGCGCATCCTTCGCGCCGAAACCGCCGCCATCGCCGCCATCGCCATCGCCTCCACCCACCTCATCTGA
- a CDS encoding acyl-CoA thioesterase, with product MSDLVLERTVAESQSERSEIVLPADSNALGSLFGGRLMQYIDLVGAMAASRHARAFTVTASMDHLDFVAPVRVGELLILKASVNRAFRTSMEIGVRVMVEDVREQRLRHVSSAYLTFVAVDREGNRLVVPQVVPETEHQKRRFEDAGRRREMRAGETQRKKEMRAALGAGWHV from the coding sequence ATGAGTGATTTGGTTTTAGAGCGGACAGTGGCGGAGTCGCAGTCAGAACGTAGTGAGATCGTGTTGCCGGCGGATTCGAATGCTCTGGGAAGCCTGTTTGGCGGGCGTTTGATGCAATACATCGATCTGGTTGGCGCTATGGCAGCCAGCCGACATGCGCGAGCATTTACGGTGACGGCGAGTATGGATCATCTGGACTTTGTTGCTCCCGTGCGGGTTGGGGAGCTGCTGATTTTGAAGGCGAGTGTGAATCGGGCGTTTCGAACATCGATGGAGATTGGTGTGCGGGTGATGGTGGAGGATGTGCGGGAACAGAGGTTGCGGCATGTCTCTTCCGCTTATTTGACGTTTGTGGCGGTGGATCGCGAGGGAAACCGGTTGGTTGTGCCGCAGGTAGTTCCAGAGACGGAACATCAGAAGCGCAGATTCGAGGATGCGGGTCGGCGCAGAGAGATGCGGGCGGGAGAGACGCAGAGGAAGAAAGAGATGCGGGCCGCTTTAGGGGCGGGCTGGCATGTTTGA
- a CDS encoding Mrp/NBP35 family ATP-binding protein: MGHMGAGAPQGPQPLPGVAHVVAIGSGKGGVGKTTVAVNLAVSLGKLGYRVGLIDADIYGPNVPMMLGVTRQPNIVGENRIEPILSHGVKFISVGLISPGDKPMVMRGPMLHQIIRQFLQQVEWGELDYLIVDLPPGTGDVVISLVQTVPLTGAVVVSTGSGVALQDARKALEMFHQVKVDVIGLVENMSQMTLPDGQVIDVFGAGGTERTAAQFGLEFLGAVELDPQIREGGDKGLPVALAGPDSKLAKDFYQIAAKVAEKAKAIAAKSEDVLEIS; this comes from the coding sequence ATGGGACATATGGGAGCCGGAGCACCGCAGGGGCCGCAGCCTTTGCCGGGAGTGGCGCATGTTGTGGCGATTGGAAGTGGCAAGGGTGGGGTTGGGAAGACCACGGTTGCAGTGAACCTGGCGGTTTCGCTGGGCAAGCTGGGGTATCGGGTTGGGTTGATCGATGCTGATATCTATGGGCCGAATGTGCCGATGATGCTGGGCGTGACGCGGCAGCCGAATATTGTGGGTGAGAACCGGATCGAGCCGATTCTGTCGCATGGGGTGAAGTTTATTTCGGTGGGGTTGATCTCGCCTGGCGATAAACCCATGGTGATGCGTGGGCCGATGCTGCACCAGATTATTAGGCAGTTTCTGCAGCAGGTGGAGTGGGGAGAACTGGATTATCTGATTGTCGATCTGCCTCCGGGGACGGGCGATGTGGTGATTTCCCTGGTGCAGACCGTGCCGCTGACTGGGGCTGTGGTGGTTTCGACTGGGTCGGGTGTTGCGCTGCAGGATGCACGCAAGGCGCTTGAGATGTTTCACCAGGTGAAGGTTGATGTGATTGGCCTGGTGGAAAATATGTCGCAGATGACGCTGCCGGATGGGCAGGTGATCGACGTGTTCGGCGCGGGGGGAACAGAACGGACCGCGGCGCAGTTTGGCCTCGAGTTTCTTGGGGCTGTGGAGCTCGATCCGCAGATTCGTGAAGGCGGTGATAAGGGTTTGCCAGTTGCGTTGGCGGGACCGGATTCGAAACTCGCGAAGGATTTCTACCAGATTGCGGCGAAGGTTGCGGAGAAGGCGAAGGCAATTGCCGCTAAGAGTGAGGATGTGCTGGAGATCTCGTAA
- a CDS encoding permease produces the protein MVLAIWHAVVMALTMGWEILWALILGFLLSAVVQAVVSKEEMSRLLPDDRAGTIVKACGLGAASSSCSYAAVALARSMFRKGANFTSSMAFQFASTNLVIELGILLAVLMGWRFTVAEFVGGPLMIWVLVVLFRMFLPRPLVEEARRQADLGVQGRMEGHAAMDMSLHEGSLWQRASSQEGRTAISHFFVMDWASLWMDLVGGLLIAGALAAWVPKHFWQAFFFEAHPLLAKIWGPLIGPVVAVVSFVCSVGNVPLAAVLWNGGISFGGVIAFLFADLIILPILNIYRKYYGWKMSAFLLVTFYVAMAGAALVVELVFGALHLIPQERNAKVMEEAISWNYTTWLNIGFLVVAALLVVRFLRTGGPAMLRMMATESEPSSASTYQRKHH, from the coding sequence ATGGTCCTGGCGATTTGGCATGCGGTGGTGATGGCGCTGACGATGGGGTGGGAGATTTTGTGGGCGCTGATTCTTGGGTTTCTTCTTTCGGCGGTGGTGCAGGCTGTGGTGTCGAAGGAGGAGATGTCGCGGTTGCTCCCGGATGACAGGGCGGGGACGATTGTGAAGGCTTGCGGGCTGGGCGCGGCGAGTTCTTCGTGCTCGTATGCTGCGGTGGCGCTGGCGAGGTCGATGTTTCGGAAGGGCGCGAATTTTACGTCTTCGATGGCGTTTCAATTTGCTTCGACGAATCTTGTGATTGAGTTGGGGATCCTGCTCGCGGTGTTGATGGGGTGGCGATTTACGGTGGCGGAGTTTGTGGGTGGGCCGCTGATGATATGGGTGCTGGTGGTGCTGTTTCGGATGTTTCTGCCGCGGCCGTTGGTGGAGGAGGCGCGACGACAGGCGGATCTGGGAGTGCAGGGGCGCATGGAAGGCCATGCTGCGATGGACATGAGCTTGCATGAAGGATCGTTGTGGCAGCGGGCCTCTTCGCAGGAGGGACGGACCGCGATTAGCCATTTCTTCGTGATGGACTGGGCTTCGCTGTGGATGGATCTTGTGGGGGGATTGCTGATCGCGGGGGCGCTGGCGGCGTGGGTGCCGAAACATTTCTGGCAGGCGTTTTTCTTTGAGGCGCACCCGCTGCTGGCCAAGATCTGGGGGCCTTTGATTGGGCCGGTGGTTGCGGTGGTTTCGTTTGTTTGTTCGGTGGGAAATGTTCCGCTGGCGGCGGTGTTGTGGAATGGTGGGATCAGCTTTGGCGGTGTGATCGCGTTTCTGTTTGCCGATTTGATTATTCTTCCGATCCTGAATATCTATCGCAAGTACTACGGGTGGAAGATGAGCGCGTTTTTGTTGGTTACGTTTTATGTTGCGATGGCGGGGGCTGCGCTGGTGGTGGAGTTGGTGTTCGGTGCGCTGCATCTGATTCCGCAGGAGCGGAACGCGAAGGTGATGGAGGAGGCGATCTCGTGGAACTATACGACGTGGTTGAATATTGGGTTTCTGGTGGTGGCGGCTTTGCTGGTGGTTAGGTTTCTGCGGACGGGTGGGCCTGCGATGTTGCGGATGATGGCGACAGAGAGTGAGCCGAGTTCAGCCTCTACTTATCAGAGAAAACACCACTAG
- a CDS encoding shikimate kinase codes for MTSTEPQTESPTESKPQIETMTEAPTHLKRLVLTGFMGAGKSTIGRLLAARIGWNFLDLDAHLESRTNATIPQLFEQHGEARFRRLESTALASALGYSNIVLALGGGTPEDLTNRLLLEQTPDTFTIFLDAHFPTLYDRCMLQDLGDPALARPVLRDPAAAQLRFERRHPLYRRMAGLTIPTSDQSPAQTVDALLLALAKK; via the coding sequence ATGACGTCCACCGAACCCCAAACCGAATCCCCAACCGAATCCAAGCCCCAAATCGAAACCATGACCGAAGCCCCAACCCACCTCAAACGTCTCGTCCTCACCGGCTTCATGGGAGCGGGCAAGTCCACCATCGGCCGCCTCCTCGCCGCCCGCATCGGCTGGAACTTCCTCGATCTCGACGCCCACCTCGAGTCCCGCACCAACGCCACCATCCCCCAGCTCTTTGAGCAGCACGGCGAAGCCCGTTTCCGCCGCCTCGAGTCCACCGCCCTCGCCTCTGCTCTCGGCTACAGCAACATCGTCCTCGCACTCGGCGGCGGAACCCCCGAAGACCTCACCAATCGCCTCCTCCTCGAGCAGACCCCCGACACGTTCACCATCTTCCTCGACGCACACTTCCCCACGCTCTACGACCGCTGCATGCTCCAGGATCTCGGTGATCCAGCCCTCGCCCGGCCCGTCCTCAGAGACCCCGCCGCCGCCCAACTCCGCTTCGAGCGCCGCCACCCCCTCTACCGCCGGATGGCCGGCCTCACCATCCCCACCTCCGACCAGAGCCCCGCCCAGACCGTCGACGCTCTGCTCCTGGCCTTGGCAAAAAAATGA
- a CDS encoding nucleotide exchange factor GrpE yields the protein MRSSKEMQDEMNGQGVVDPEVAVGSEAEPINETNPAQAELEQVKGERDQLLDRLARLQAEFDNARKREVKERADSRDYTISNTVEPFLGVMDNFQLALKANGTAEQLRGGVELILKQMEDALKGLNVQPVETVGTQFDPRIHEALGSIETKEFPDHQVLEEIRRGYKIREKLLRPALVRIAANPDQVAD from the coding sequence ATGAGGAGCTCTAAAGAGATGCAGGATGAGATGAACGGGCAGGGAGTTGTTGATCCGGAGGTAGCTGTGGGTTCTGAGGCCGAGCCGATCAATGAGACGAACCCCGCTCAGGCGGAGTTGGAGCAGGTGAAGGGCGAGCGGGACCAGTTGCTGGACCGGCTGGCGCGACTGCAGGCCGAGTTCGACAATGCGCGCAAACGTGAGGTGAAGGAGCGCGCCGACTCGCGGGACTACACGATTTCGAATACGGTTGAACCGTTTCTGGGCGTGATGGATAACTTTCAGCTGGCGCTGAAGGCGAATGGGACGGCAGAGCAGCTGCGGGGTGGTGTGGAGCTGATCCTGAAGCAGATGGAAGATGCGCTGAAGGGGTTGAATGTGCAGCCGGTTGAGACGGTTGGGACGCAGTTCGACCCCCGAATCCATGAGGCGCTGGGAAGCATCGAAACGAAGGAGTTTCCGGACCACCAGGTGCTCGAGGAGATTCGGCGGGGGTATAAGATCCGCGAGAAGCTTTTGCGTCCGGCGCTAGTGAGGATTGCGGCGAATCCGGATCAGGTTGCGGATTAG
- a CDS encoding cupin domain-containing protein, whose amino-acid sequence MHRRSFLSLAAGAASAAAFGQSAPAPLSSSLHPVPSGQDRLEEIHNFGITTIAFKVLTTDTNGELFVIEHANHQKGGPPRHIHPHQDEWFYVLEGEFLAEVGSERRTLHPGDSILAPRNLPHAWAFTGNGPGKLLISFTPAGKMEAFFRRVSKTNAMVTQDAALFHEFDMQLVGPPLAV is encoded by the coding sequence ATGCATCGTCGCTCGTTCCTCTCCCTGGCCGCCGGAGCCGCATCCGCCGCCGCCTTCGGACAATCAGCCCCCGCCCCTCTCTCCTCCTCCCTCCACCCCGTCCCCTCCGGCCAGGACCGCCTCGAAGAGATCCACAACTTCGGCATCACCACCATTGCCTTCAAAGTCCTTACCACCGACACCAACGGCGAACTCTTCGTCATCGAGCACGCCAACCATCAAAAGGGCGGCCCACCCCGCCACATCCATCCCCACCAGGACGAGTGGTTCTACGTCCTCGAAGGCGAGTTCCTCGCTGAGGTCGGCAGCGAACGCCGCACCCTGCACCCCGGCGACTCCATCCTCGCCCCCCGAAACCTGCCCCACGCCTGGGCCTTCACCGGAAACGGCCCCGGAAAGCTGCTCATCTCCTTCACGCCCGCAGGAAAGATGGAAGCCTTCTTCCGCCGAGTCAGCAAAACCAACGCCATGGTCACCCAGGACGCCGCCCTCTTCCACGAGTTCGACATGCAACTCGTCGGCCCGCCCCTCGCCGTCTAG
- a CDS encoding tetratricopeptide repeat protein, which translates to MDKIAALTEILTADPTNAFARYGLAMEHISQGHTDTALAEFTTLIQHNPDYVPAYQMSAQTLAKLGRTEEAIDRLHHGIATANRTNNQHALAEMEALRDDITT; encoded by the coding sequence ATGGACAAGATCGCCGCTCTCACCGAAATCCTCACCGCCGACCCCACCAACGCCTTCGCCCGTTACGGCCTCGCCATGGAGCACATCAGCCAGGGCCACACCGACACCGCCCTCGCCGAATTCACCACCCTCATCCAGCACAACCCCGACTACGTCCCTGCCTACCAGATGTCCGCCCAGACGCTTGCCAAACTAGGTCGCACCGAAGAAGCTATCGACCGCCTTCACCACGGCATCGCAACCGCGAATCGCACTAACAACCAGCACGCACTCGCCGAAATGGAAGCCCTGCGCGACGACATCACTACATAA
- the dnaJ gene encoding molecular chaperone DnaJ, with the protein MATANVTKVDYYEVLSVSRDANDQELKTAYRKLAMQYHPDRNPNNPAAEEKFKECGEAYSVLSDAEKRAAYDRYGHAAFQNGGGGAGGPFGGGFNGNAQDLGDIFGDLFGEMFNMGGNGRQQASRVQRGRDLRYDMKLEFEEAVFGKEREITIRRMETCIDCKGSGAAKGKAPVTCTQCGGRGQQRFQQGFFSVARTCSVCGGTGTLIVEPCQTCKGETRVTTEHTILVKVPAGVEQDTRIRYSGEGEAGKFAGPAGDLYVVLSVKAHKFFERDGDDLHCVMPISFPQAALGTELEIQTLEGAATIKVPEGTQSGKAFKLKGKGVPHLNSHGKGDLIVEIRVQTPGKLNKQQRDLLKQLSETMVVENTPTSRGLFEKVKDIFS; encoded by the coding sequence ATGGCGACGGCAAACGTGACGAAGGTTGACTACTACGAAGTACTAAGTGTTTCGCGAGATGCGAACGACCAGGAGTTGAAGACTGCATATCGCAAGCTGGCGATGCAGTATCACCCGGACCGTAACCCGAACAATCCCGCGGCAGAGGAGAAGTTCAAGGAGTGCGGCGAGGCTTACTCCGTGCTGAGCGATGCGGAGAAGCGTGCGGCGTATGACCGGTATGGTCACGCTGCGTTTCAGAACGGCGGCGGTGGAGCTGGCGGTCCGTTTGGTGGTGGGTTCAACGGCAATGCGCAGGACCTGGGAGATATCTTCGGGGATCTGTTCGGCGAGATGTTCAACATGGGCGGCAATGGCCGTCAGCAGGCTTCGCGGGTGCAGCGTGGACGTGATCTTCGCTACGACATGAAGCTCGAGTTCGAGGAGGCGGTCTTCGGCAAGGAGAGGGAGATCACCATTCGACGCATGGAGACTTGCATTGATTGCAAGGGGTCGGGTGCGGCGAAGGGTAAGGCTCCGGTAACTTGTACGCAGTGCGGCGGGCGCGGACAGCAGAGATTTCAGCAGGGATTCTTTTCGGTGGCGCGGACCTGCTCGGTGTGCGGAGGGACGGGGACGCTGATCGTTGAACCGTGCCAGACGTGCAAGGGCGAGACGCGCGTGACCACAGAGCACACGATTCTGGTGAAGGTGCCGGCGGGCGTGGAGCAGGATACGCGGATCCGCTACTCGGGCGAGGGCGAAGCGGGTAAGTTTGCCGGGCCTGCAGGTGATCTGTATGTTGTGCTGAGCGTGAAGGCGCATAAGTTCTTCGAGCGCGATGGCGATGATCTGCATTGCGTAATGCCGATCTCGTTTCCGCAGGCGGCGCTGGGGACGGAACTCGAGATTCAGACGCTTGAGGGTGCAGCAACGATCAAGGTTCCTGAGGGGACGCAGAGCGGGAAGGCGTTCAAGCTGAAGGGCAAGGGCGTGCCGCATCTGAACTCGCATGGGAAGGGTGACCTGATCGTGGAGATTCGGGTGCAGACGCCGGGCAAGCTGAATAAGCAGCAGCGAGACTTGTTGAAGCAGCTGAGCGAGACGATGGTGGTGGAGAATACACCGACTTCGCGAGGGCTGTTTGAGAAGGTGAAGGATATCTTCAGCTAG
- a CDS encoding DUF1254 domain-containing protein — MSLAVTRTSFLAGLAMCILLTVGCETTKKPAEPGLSLSEAQSIAKEAYIYGVPMVAQYKTMYAYSIDKGGHQYMGPFDSILNIARVFTPADTAFVTPNSDTPYSFAGLDLRAAPAVITVPKMEKNRYFVFQLMDLYTFNFAYIGSRTTGNNGGIYLIAGPEWKGEAPKNITKTFTAETEFISVVGRTQLFNPADLVNVKKIQSQYKIQPLHEFLKTAAPPAAQARLAKAHHSCRAFAHKYFPKGDAIGHSIQMVVLKTPPTSVTCAPGADGWIQIVGVIDDKLDDGLCNRIIPEIFVPFTMAMWNYTQFLIRTDGAPTALIHTIGQQVASVEREQQIGA; from the coding sequence GTGAGCTTAGCTGTTACCCGCACATCATTTTTGGCCGGCCTTGCCATGTGCATCTTGTTGACCGTTGGGTGCGAAACCACGAAGAAGCCCGCAGAACCTGGTCTTTCGCTCTCCGAAGCGCAATCGATTGCAAAAGAGGCCTACATCTACGGTGTGCCGATGGTCGCACAGTACAAGACAATGTACGCATACTCCATCGACAAGGGTGGCCACCAGTACATGGGCCCCTTCGATTCCATCCTTAATATTGCTCGGGTCTTCACGCCTGCCGACACAGCCTTCGTTACGCCCAACTCCGACACTCCTTACTCTTTCGCCGGTCTTGACCTCCGCGCCGCGCCAGCCGTCATCACCGTTCCAAAGATGGAGAAGAATCGCTACTTCGTCTTTCAGTTGATGGACCTTTACACCTTCAACTTCGCCTACATCGGCAGCCGCACCACCGGCAACAACGGGGGAATCTATCTCATCGCCGGACCCGAGTGGAAGGGCGAAGCGCCGAAGAACATCACCAAGACCTTCACCGCCGAGACGGAGTTCATCAGTGTTGTGGGCCGCACTCAGCTGTTCAATCCTGCTGACCTCGTCAACGTGAAGAAGATCCAGTCGCAGTACAAGATCCAGCCCCTCCACGAGTTTCTCAAGACGGCCGCTCCTCCCGCCGCGCAAGCCCGACTGGCCAAAGCCCATCACTCCTGCCGAGCCTTCGCGCACAAGTACTTCCCGAAAGGCGATGCAATCGGCCACTCCATTCAGATGGTAGTTCTAAAAACTCCACCTACATCTGTGACCTGCGCGCCGGGAGCGGACGGCTGGATTCAGATCGTAGGTGTCATCGACGACAAACTCGACGACGGCCTCTGCAATCGAATAATTCCCGAGATCTTTGTCCCATTCACCATGGCGATGTGGAACTACACCCAGTTTCTAATCCGTACCGACGGCGCACCCACAGCCCTCATTCACACCATCGGCCAGCAAGTTGCTTCCGTAGAGCGCGAGCAGCAGATAGGTGCATAG
- a CDS encoding AI-2E family transporter, with amino-acid sequence MILYVSALFAVVLMPAVTQIRQWKIRNYRPSRGIAIVILIAAVAAVLALFFTTGLPPVLSDLRNFSNELPQRIPEIVTRIKKFPLADKFGIDSFAQRAAGYFDATAGYIFTSLPLWLSHVFDILTAAFLCVYFMLEGEHAYDFFLSLFPGTQRNRLNNTLKKAERKISKWLLGQGLLMLVLGVSSTIVFGLLHVRYFLLLGFLMGLFNIIPIAGGVITIVIAAGVAALDSWTKMAGVLIFYAIYINVENAILTPRIMRSSVNLMGLTVLVALLLGTALAGIVGALVSVPTAALITVFLEEYAVHKD; translated from the coding sequence CTGATCCTCTACGTCAGCGCGCTCTTTGCCGTCGTTCTCATGCCCGCGGTCACCCAAATACGGCAGTGGAAGATCCGCAACTACCGCCCCTCCCGCGGCATCGCTATCGTCATCCTGATCGCGGCTGTCGCAGCCGTCCTCGCCCTCTTCTTCACCACCGGCCTGCCGCCCGTCCTCAGCGACCTTCGCAACTTCTCCAACGAACTCCCCCAGCGCATTCCCGAGATCGTCACCCGCATCAAGAAGTTCCCCCTGGCCGACAAGTTCGGCATCGACTCCTTCGCTCAGCGCGCAGCCGGCTACTTTGACGCCACCGCCGGCTACATCTTCACCTCGCTCCCCCTCTGGCTCTCCCACGTCTTCGACATCCTCACCGCCGCCTTCCTCTGCGTCTACTTCATGCTCGAAGGCGAGCACGCCTACGACTTCTTCCTCTCTCTCTTCCCCGGCACCCAGCGCAACCGCCTCAACAACACCCTCAAAAAGGCCGAGCGCAAGATCAGCAAGTGGCTCCTCGGCCAGGGTCTCCTCATGCTCGTCCTCGGAGTCTCCAGCACCATCGTCTTCGGCCTCCTGCACGTGCGCTACTTCCTCCTCCTCGGCTTCCTCATGGGTCTCTTCAACATCATCCCCATCGCCGGCGGAGTCATCACCATCGTCATCGCCGCAGGTGTCGCCGCCCTCGACTCGTGGACCAAGATGGCCGGCGTCCTCATCTTCTACGCCATCTACATCAACGTCGAAAACGCCATCCTCACCCCTCGAATCATGCGCTCCAGCGTCAATCTCATGGGACTCACCGTACTCGTCGCCCTGCTTTTAGGAACCGCCCTCGCAGGCATCGTCGGCGCCCTCGTCTCCGTCCCCACCGCCGCTCTCATCACTGTCTTTCTGGAGGAGTACGCCGTCCACAAGGACTGA